TTTTTCGTTCTGATAATTTTTACATTTAATTTTTTCTGAAGCGAAATAAATGTAATCTGGTTAGAAATATAATCGTCAACCGTCGTGATAATGACGTCTCCTTCTTTAAAAATAATACTCGACAAAGCCTTTGCATATGCTTCTGTGGCACTTGTTGCAAAAGCAATATTAGACGATTTAGCATTAATCAGTCTGGCAGTTTCCTCATAAAATTCTTCTAAAAATGCTTCATTTTTTGCGGCAACAATATATCCTCCCGTTTGCTCTTCCTGCTGTACATATTCAATCATTGAATCAACAACAACTTTCGGCATTAATGAAGACCCCGCATTGTTTAGAAATATTTTCCCATCTTTCAAACCTCTGATGTCCTGTCTTATTTTATCTATGTTCATTTTTATTTTAAAATTTAATCAAACAATTTTATACAAAAAATCCCGAATATCAGGTATCGGGATTTATATTTTTCAAAAGTTATTTTTTTAGTCTAAAACACTCCAACCTCTTTTTGGATTGTTATTGTTAGATACTTCCTGTTCATTAACGATAATATTTTCTTTTCGCTGACCGATATAATCCAGTTCACTCAGTTTAGAGAAAATGATTTCCAAACTTCGCAGCATTTGCTGAATGTATAGAAGTGGTTCTCCACAGTTATGATGGTCATAGTTGGTCTCAGCAACAATAGAAAGCTGGTTTAATAAAGTATGCGGCGCAATTTCACTCCATTCGAGGCTGTAATTCAACATTTCTTCCAGTTCTGCAGGAACCAGCACCTGGGTGGCATTATATAATCGGAGTGCCAGTTTGGCAAAAGATTCTATCAAAAATACCGGTGGCTGATAAGGGGTAATATTTCTAAACTGGAAATACATATCTCCAAAAGTATTCACTAAGGTACTGCATAAAAATTTTACATTTTGTGCCAGCGCTGTATTTTGATTTTTATGAGATGCCTTTTGGATGATCTTAAAGGCGTATTGCTGAAGATTTCCGATCGATTTAGCAAAACTATTGTAATAGTCGAGCAATGCAGGGTGACTTTGAATCGAGGTGCACGGAGGAATAAAATTGGAATCCACCTGAGCGATATTCCCTTTCAGGTCCACCTTTCCGATAATCAGGTAATTACCCCCGGAATAACTACTGTTCAGAGATGTTACAGGAAGCAGTTCAATATGATGATTGGGCTGGGCATTCGGATGACGTGGCGGGATTTCTTCGGGATCGATATCTCCGAAAGGGACTTTGTCAAACGGATTGACTGAGATTAAAATATAATACTCTCCGTCGGCCTGCTCTTCATGCATTGATTTTGCCAGGGACTTGACGCTCACTCTCCTATCATTCAGTTCAATTCTGTAGCCTGCCAGGGTAACTGCACTGCAATGTTTAATAACTAACTGAACATCATTGGTAGCTGTGTTGTGAACATCAAATATAGTCCGATCCGTAAATTCTTTGGAGATCGGCAAAAGTCCGTAATTGTATATATTGATTCCCAAAGAGTTAGAATCTCTAATGGTGTCAATTAAAAAATTATCCTGATCATTGAGGTGTCGCTGGGAAACCTTCATCCCGTCTACCCAATTGATGGCGAAATGTTTAATGGGCTGTATCATAGTAAATATCTTTTTGGTGTGATGTTAGGGTTTTCTGAGTCCTTCTTCTTCGTGACGGATCACTCTTTTACAAATTACCACTTCATTTTCCGAAATGCTGTTTGTTGAAATGTCCTGGTCAAAATCTATATATTTTCTGAAGCTGAAAAATGATTTTTTAGTATAAAAAATCCAGTAATAAGGTTCTTTTTCCTGATCTGACAAATGAATTACAGAATTAGGATTTTTATGATTATAATCGTCTACTACCCTGTAGAACCAATCTCCAAACGTAATTCCTGTGGGTAATGTTTTGGCTTTAATTCTGAATCGGTTGGAATCTTCAAGGTTTTTGCTCAATTCAACATTTAAAACCATTAAACGGTCGAAATCCGCGCCTTCAAAATCAGGTAATTTCTGATCCGGAGAATATCTCCATGTTTTATAAATATCAAAAGGGATACTGATAAACTGGATATAGCAATAATAAAAAAACATGGGAACAAGGAAAATAATCAAACTTGTTGCAGCCATCAGCGGATTGCCCATTCCTCTGCTCATCCATTCAAAAATAAGATAAAAAAGATAGCCTCCGAAAGCAATACAGGTAATGGAAAGGATAGATTCGAACAAGATACTCATTGCCTGGGAATCGATATGTTTTCTGAAAAACCGATGTAATAAATTTACATGAATAATTCCCAAAATAAGATAAATAATCTGCGAAATCAGATACCAGTAAGGATTGAAAAGGTTACCGGCAAACCCAAAGATTCCCGGAATGGCCAAACACAAGCTGCAAAGCAGAAAATATATAATAATGGTCTTGATCTTAATGGCAGGTTTATTCCGTCTGATGACTCCTAAGATAACCATCATGATCACTGCAAATAAAGGCATTAAAATATACCTAAAAAAGATTCCTTTTACTGAAGAAATTTCCATTTGTTTTTATTCAAATTAATATTTTGTTGGTAATTGTAAATATAGTAAAATATTTTACAGAAATGTAGAGTATCCAAGGCGGTTTGCATTTCTATCGTCATCTTGTAAGGCGAATGAATATTCTTGTTTTTCGGTGATAAAATTCTCTTTAATATCAATATTAACCGGCAAAAAATAATCATACAATGTTTGCAAAACCTTTCTAAAGGGATTTCCGTGAATGTATTTTTTCATTTCCTGATATGGAATAGGACCGATATTTACCACCCAGTTTCTCTGTCCGTCCATATGTCTTCCGCTTGGAATATACGTTACTCCCAATCTTGAATTCCCCAGTAGCATGGAGTCATCTTCCTCTTCCATATTATCAATCACGTTCGGTGCAAAAGTAATTTCTACGGGAACCTGCAAAAAAGCGGTCATACATCTTTCAAACCATTTTTTATCCCCTCTTATCTGATGAAAGAAGGGTAAGATATGAATAAAAATATACGCATTCTGTTTATCCAGCATATCAACCAGAGGCCAAAGTTCGCTAACGGTATCTAATAAAGCGTCGGTATCGCTTGATACATCAAAATCAAATTCTTTGAGTAACGCACTGATCTCGGTAAAAAATACCTCAAGTTCAAAAGGTTTGAAAAATTTTCTTGCGTCTTCTTCTACTCTTTTTTGCTTACGGATTTCGCGGACAACGGTTTCCACATTTTTTCTGGACGTTCCTAAAGAAGGCGGATGAAAAAGACCTTCCGGGAGATAATCATAAATCCCCTCCCTATAGGTTTCTATGATAAAGACCTCTTCTTCAAACCCCAGATAATTACTGGAAATACTTTTTATATCTTTTAAATAAGCACGGTCATTAATACCGATTCTTTCAATGAATATATTGCTTACTGCGCGATGGTACTTTAAAAGGTTTACGGCTACAGATTCCGCTTTGAAGTCGGTCTGCAGCTTATTGTAATGCATGTCTACAATATTATTCTCATACATAGTGTCTGCTGTGATTTTGGGCTTGTAAAAATAATATATCTCAACTGATTGAAAAAATATTTTTTCAATTAATTTTATTCTAAAAATACTAATTTATCAGCAATAAAAATAATAATCATCATCAATATACGGAAAAATGGGTAGAAATTTCGGGTTAAAATACATGAAATGATTTGTTTAAATCTAATTTTAAGAATTAGTTAAATTTATAAATCGTTATTTTGATATGAATCTAAACTTTAAATTAACCGTATCTTTGCAACCAGAAAATGTTATTTTAAAATGAAAAGTATTTATTCTAAAATTCTGGTTTTAGCATTTATGGCATCTTCGCTTTATTCTTATGCGTGGGGATTAACGGGGCACAGAGTTATTGCAGAAATTGCAGAAAATCATCTTTCCGGAAAGGCAAGAAGAGAGATCAAGAAAATTATGGGGAAAGAGCGTCTTGCTTATTGGGCAAACTGGCCAGATTTCATTAAGTCTGATACCACGGGCGTTTGGAAGCAGGCTTCCGCCTGGCATTATGTAAATATTGATCCTCAGACAGATTTCAAAGCTTTTGAGAAAAATTTGGAAGCTCAGGCTGGTCCGAGTTTGTATACCCAGGTTAAGACTTTGTCTAGCCAGATTAAAGATCCTAAGACGTCTGAAAAGGACAGAAAAATCGCGTTGATTTTCCTTATTCACATTATGGGAGATTTGTCTCAGCCTTTACATGTTGGAAGATCTGAAGATTTAGGCGGAAACAAAATCAATGTTACTTATTTTGGAGATAAGACCAATTTACACTCAGTTTGGGATGGGAAATTGGTAGATTCTCAAAAATACAGCTATACAGAATATGCTAAATTACTGGATATTAAATCTGATCATGAAGTAAAACAGATTCAGACAGGAACTGTTGAGGATTGGTTATATGATTCTCATAAAATCGCCAATAAAATCTATGCACAGACTCCTGACGGATCTAAATTATCTTATGATTATCAATACAAATTCAATGATACCGTTGAAAGACAGCTTCTTTACGGAGGTTTGAGACTGGCGAAATTATTGAATGATTTGTTTTAGAATGGTTGATGGTTGACAGTTTTTAGTTGATTGTTAATTATATCTTATAATACAAGCGGAGCCTTTGGGTTTCGCTTTTTTTGTTTCTGAAACTTAAATTGTTTTTAATATTGTAATGGTACAAACCTCATAGGTTTCAAAAACCTATGAGGTTTATTTTTTAAACAGTCGCAAATTATTAGCCCCGATTGCAACGGCATCCTTTTGGGTTGCGGCTGGAGCGAAGCGGAAGCCGTAACCCAAAAGATATAGTGAAAAGCGGGAAAAAGCTCCTAAAAAATAAAATATAGGTTAGAAATATCTGATAAAATTTTCAACGAAAAGACTTTTTAAATAGGATTTTTTATAAAATCTTATAAATTAATGAAAACAAAAAATCCCCCTCTATGTCGTAGGAGCCATAATTTACAACTAATTTTTCAATTTTAATTTAAATAAATAAAAATTAATTGCAATATGTGTAACCTTTTTAGTTCGTCATACGTATATATAGATGTAAACTCTTTTTTGAGGAAAAAATAGATGAGACAATTAAAAATCACTAAGCAGGTAACCAACAGGGAAACTGCATCATTAGACAAGTATTTGCAGGAAATTGGTAAAGTTGAACTAATTACGGCAGACGAAGAAGTAGATTTGGCACAGAGAATACGTGCGGGCGACAGAGCAGCACTGGAGAAATTAATAAAAGCCAACCTTCGTTTCGTAGTTTCAGTATCTAAACAATACCAAAATCAGGGTCTTTCTTTACCGGATTTAATTAATGAAGGGAATTTAGGACTGATGAAAGCGGCAAAAAGGTATGATGAAACAAGAGGTTTCAAATTTATCTCTTACGCGGTATGGTGGATTCGTCAATCAATTTTACAGGCTTTGGCAGAACAGTCAAGAATTGTAAGATTACCATTGAACAAAATTGGTTCCATCAACAAAATCAACAAAGCTTATGCTCACCTTGAGCAGGAAAATGAAAGACCACCTTCTCCTGAAGAATTGGCTGAAGTTCTTGACATGAGCGAGGAAGATATTAAGGAATCAATGAAAAACTCCGGTAGACACCTGTCTATGGATGCACCTTTGGTAGAAGGTGAAGATTCTAATCTTTATGACGTATTGCGTTCCGGAGAATCTCCAAGCCCGGATAAAGATTTGATGCTTGAATCTCTTCAGATTGAGATTGAAAGAGCATTGAATACTTTAACTCCAAGAGAGGCGGATTTGGTAAGATTATACTTCGGGTTAAACGGAAAACATCCGATGACTTTGGAAGAAATCGGTGAAACTTTTGATCTTACAAGAGAAAGAGTTCGTCAGATCAAAGAAAAAGCGATCAAGAGATTGAAGCACAATACCAGAAGTAAGATTTTGAAATCGTATTTGGGTAAATAATTTTAACGATACAAACAACACGCGGAGCTTGATTTTCAGGTTCCGCTTTTTTTATCCCGGATTTTGAATTATCTTCAACTCATTAATAGGATCAGGCGCAAAAGTTGGGGGCTAAGCAAAAAGTTTGGTTAATCTGAATATAAAGAAGTTTCTATCTTTAACTCCTCTGAGTTGCATTCTGAAGTTTTTTGGATCAAATACAAAAGTTGGGGACTAGGCAAAAAAGTTTAGATTATGTAAGGTGAAATTTTTTGCTCTCGCAGATTTTGCAAATGATGCAGATTCTTTTCCTTACACTTTAAATATTCAACACCAAAGTTTAAGCAATAAAAAATCGGCATCATCATCTGTTAAAATCTGGCGATCTGCGGGAAATAAAAAATTCGTGCATTCGTGGCCATAATATGCATCCCTCCATTTTATCAAAGATAAAATCCTTGCGCCTTAAAAACATAAAGCATTAAAAAATATCTTTGCGACTTTGCGAAAAACCAACAGAAACAGCCCCACCCACGAAAACCCTATCAATCTATGGGAAATAAAAAATTCGTGCATCCGTGGCAAAAAATACACCTGAACAGTTTCTCCCCAAGTTTTGAAACTGATCCCATTAATAATATATTGACGATTCCATATGTCATTCAGAACTATGCGACAGTATAGTGAGAAATCTAAAAATTAGGTGTAAATTTCTCCTGTCGCCGAAAGGATAATAGTACTTAATTTAATGTAAACCATGAAAAAAATACTTTTTACATCTGCT
The sequence above is a segment of the Chryseobacterium sp. MYb264 genome. Coding sequences within it:
- a CDS encoding sigma-70 family RNA polymerase sigma factor, which gives rise to MRQLKITKQVTNRETASLDKYLQEIGKVELITADEEVDLAQRIRAGDRAALEKLIKANLRFVVSVSKQYQNQGLSLPDLINEGNLGLMKAAKRYDETRGFKFISYAVWWIRQSILQALAEQSRIVRLPLNKIGSINKINKAYAHLEQENERPPSPEELAEVLDMSEEDIKESMKNSGRHLSMDAPLVEGEDSNLYDVLRSGESPSPDKDLMLESLQIEIERALNTLTPREADLVRLYFGLNGKHPMTLEEIGETFDLTRERVRQIKEKAIKRLKHNTRSKILKSYLGK
- a CDS encoding TssN family type VI secretion system protein, producing MEISSVKGIFFRYILMPLFAVIMMVILGVIRRNKPAIKIKTIIIYFLLCSLCLAIPGIFGFAGNLFNPYWYLISQIIYLILGIIHVNLLHRFFRKHIDSQAMSILFESILSITCIAFGGYLFYLIFEWMSRGMGNPLMAATSLIIFLVPMFFYYCYIQFISIPFDIYKTWRYSPDQKLPDFEGADFDRLMVLNVELSKNLEDSNRFRIKAKTLPTGITFGDWFYRVVDDYNHKNPNSVIHLSDQEKEPYYWIFYTKKSFFSFRKYIDFDQDISTNSISENEVVICKRVIRHEEEGLRKP
- a CDS encoding S1/P1 nuclease — translated: MKSIYSKILVLAFMASSLYSYAWGLTGHRVIAEIAENHLSGKARREIKKIMGKERLAYWANWPDFIKSDTTGVWKQASAWHYVNIDPQTDFKAFEKNLEAQAGPSLYTQVKTLSSQIKDPKTSEKDRKIALIFLIHIMGDLSQPLHVGRSEDLGGNKINVTYFGDKTNLHSVWDGKLVDSQKYSYTEYAKLLDIKSDHEVKQIQTGTVEDWLYDSHKIANKIYAQTPDGSKLSYDYQYKFNDTVERQLLYGGLRLAKLLNDLF
- a CDS encoding type VI secretion system baseplate subunit TssG, producing MYENNIVDMHYNKLQTDFKAESVAVNLLKYHRAVSNIFIERIGINDRAYLKDIKSISSNYLGFEEEVFIIETYREGIYDYLPEGLFHPPSLGTSRKNVETVVREIRKQKRVEEDARKFFKPFELEVFFTEISALLKEFDFDVSSDTDALLDTVSELWPLVDMLDKQNAYIFIHILPFFHQIRGDKKWFERCMTAFLQVPVEITFAPNVIDNMEEEDDSMLLGNSRLGVTYIPSGRHMDGQRNWVVNIGPIPYQEMKKYIHGNPFRKVLQTLYDYFLPVNIDIKENFITEKQEYSFALQDDDRNANRLGYSTFL